In the Natronoglycomyces albus genome, TCGCAGGACGCAGGGCGAGCGGCGACGTTCGCATTGACCGGTGCACTTCTAGCCTTGGACGAGGCGGGTGTGACTCCCAGCGAGGTCGAATCAAATCGAGTTGCTGTCATCATTGGCACCTGCGACGGTGAGGCTGCGGAGGCAGATGCCTTGGCTCGCGACGGAATCACCAACGTCAACTCTGGGGCCGCCCGACGATTTCATCAGCCGTTGTCGCAATTGGTGGCATCGGAACTGGGGTGGGGCCGTGCCGTAATGGCGGATATCGGTAATGCGTGCGCGGCGGGAAACTACGCCATCGGCTACAGCTTGGACCTGATTCGCTGCGGCGTCGTCGACATCGCCGTCTGTGGGGGAGCCGACGCGCTTTCGCGGAAACTCTTCTCCGGCTTTCATCGTGTGGGAACTATCGCTCCGGGCGAGGTCAAACCCTTTGACCGAAACCGTAAGGGCATTCTGACCGGTGAAGGTGCCGGAATGGTTGTTATGGAGCGCCTTGAGCATGCCATCGCTCTCGGGGTCGAACCGAGAGTTGAAGTGGCTGGCTATGGAGTGAACTCAGATGCTGGACATCCAGTGGCCCCAGATCCCATCCGCATATCGGAGTGCATCCGTGCTGCTCACGCCGATGCGCACCTTGAACCAGAGCAGGTCTCACTGATCAGCGCGCACGGTACAGGCACTCCATTGAACGACCGGGTCGAAACCAAAGCAATCCGGATGGTTTTTGGCAACCCGCCTGCTGTGACAGCGGTCAAGTCCATGATCGGCCACTCCATGGGAGCCAGTGCCGCAATCGGCGCCATTGCCTCAGCTGTGGCAATGGAAGACAGCTTCACGCCACCCACCATCGGATTCTCGGAAGCGGATGACGACTGCGACCTACCGGTCGTCACGAACGCGATGACAGCCCAAGCGCCGAGTGTGGTCCAGAATCACGGCTTTGGTTTCGGAGGCGTCAATTCGGTCCTACTGCTGTCCAAAAGGTAAGTCCCGCAACTCCAGCAGGCGTCCACCACCGGTCTGGATAGGAGATGAGAACAATCGTGAACAGCACCGTCTACCTAAACCGCGTTGTTGTGACACACCCGAACGATGAGGCAAGTACCACCACTCAGCGTCCGATCTGGGATACAGCGACGAAGCTGGCCGTAGAAACCCTTACACGACTGCTAGCCGATGCCCCACTGTCGGAGAACGACACCACTGGAATCATCGTCGCCACGCGGCACGGTGGATTGGCATCGGTCCTCAATTTCACCAGCCAAACATTTACCCGACCAAAGCCATACCAAGTCCCTCCCGCGCACTTTCCGGGAACCTTGCTTAACTACATCGCAGGGCAATGCACCATCGTCCATAAAGTTACTGGCCCTGCGTTCACTCTCGGCGCGGGAACCGCCAGCCTTGCCCAAAGCCTAAGTCTGGCCAGAACCCTTCTAACGTCTGGACGGGCTACCAGGGTGCTCTGTGGAGCGGTCGAGGAAACCTCAGCGTGGCGCGAGGCCGTAGAACAACCGCTAGCGCGGCGACGACGACCACCCCAAGGCGCCGGGTGCGTCATGCTCGACCTGTCGCGGTCGCCGGGATTGGCCCTCATCCGATCCGAATCAACCGCGCTATGTGACTGCGACCCCACAGCTGCCCTCGAGGAAGTTAGAAACAGTCTCGGTCCCTCGTTGCCAACAACGCTCATCGACCCTTACGGACTCGCTGGAAATGGCAATCGCGACCAAGGGACGAACCTCACCGATACCGCTTCCGCACTGCCCTTCTTCGCACTCATATCGCAGCTGGAACGGACCGGGCCCTCCCTGCTGTTGGGATTGGACGACACCGGAATCGCCTGGGGTGTGTGTACCGATAGGAGCGAGCCATGAGAGCTGCCATCATCGCGGCCGGACACAGTGTGGGCGACACCGTGGTGGAAAACGCCGAGATCGCCGCACGACTCGATGTGGCCCCCGAATGGATTCTCAACGCTACCGGG is a window encoding:
- a CDS encoding beta-ketoacyl-[acyl-carrier-protein] synthase family protein, producing MSRSDSVVVTGLGPVTAIGVGREKFAAAIRKGASGKRPITQFATDGYQYNHACEVTEVAALIRPSQDAGRAATFALTGALLALDEAGVTPSEVESNRVAVIIGTCDGEAAEADALARDGITNVNSGAARRFHQPLSQLVASELGWGRAVMADIGNACAAGNYAIGYSLDLIRCGVVDIAVCGGADALSRKLFSGFHRVGTIAPGEVKPFDRNRKGILTGEGAGMVVMERLEHAIALGVEPRVEVAGYGVNSDAGHPVAPDPIRISECIRAAHADAHLEPEQVSLISAHGTGTPLNDRVETKAIRMVFGNPPAVTAVKSMIGHSMGASAAIGAIASAVAMEDSFTPPTIGFSEADDDCDLPVVTNAMTAQAPSVVQNHGFGFGGVNSVLLLSKR
- a CDS encoding beta-ketoacyl synthase N-terminal-like domain-containing protein yields the protein MNSTVYLNRVVVTHPNDEASTTTQRPIWDTATKLAVETLTRLLADAPLSENDTTGIIVATRHGGLASVLNFTSQTFTRPKPYQVPPAHFPGTLLNYIAGQCTIVHKVTGPAFTLGAGTASLAQSLSLARTLLTSGRATRVLCGAVEETSAWREAVEQPLARRRRPPQGAGCVMLDLSRSPGLALIRSESTALCDCDPTAALEEVRNSLGPSLPTTLIDPYGLAGNGNRDQGTNLTDTASALPFFALISQLERTGPSLLLGLDDTGIAWGVCTDRSEP